ACCGTATCTACAATCTTTGCTATCTAAAATATCTCTTTGTAGGTGTCTATGAGGCGGCGGTGCCAGTTTTCGAACTCCTCCCGAGTCGCGACGTGGAGCTCAAACACCCCCGCGCCCCCAACTCTTTCGGTTATGTGTAGAATCATCTCCACGGCGCGCCTCGCCTCCCCGCCGTAGGCATCGGACACGATAAGTATGTCAACATCGCTGTCGGGCCTCGGCGTCCCCCGGGCATAGCTACCAAATAGATAGACCCTGGCGTCTGGGTCCAGCTCCCTCGCCGCGTCTCTAACCCTCCTGAGGTACTCCTCGAGATTCTCCACAATGCGCCTCCTCTCCTCCGCCCGGCGTCTCAACAATTCTATAAACTCTCTAGACATTTGAAAACAGCCAGCGCTTCCTCTGCAAATTTCAACGCCTCCTCGCAGTCCCCCCTCCTAGCTCTAAAAGGAAGATAACGCGAGGAGATATAGGCATACTCCAGCAGAGCTAACACATACCTCCACTTAGTGAAAAGATGGACAAGGCCGCACCTATCTCCATAGATCTCCACTAACCTATCAGCCAAGCCACGCAGAAAATGAGTCTTTGGGAAGTCCCCCACCCTCTTATACAATAGGTGGAGTGTCTGTTCTGCATTAAATAAGGCTAATTCACAGAACCCCCTTTCAACGGCGAACTTAGCCTCTTCATAAAACTGCAAGGCGCGTTCTTTCAACACATCCACGCATCGCCCCGCCCCGGTAATAAAAGTTTTCTAGGCAACAAGATTTTAAAAAGCGGGTATCCCCCATTGTCGTGGAGTTTAGGGGCGAGTACTACCTCGTGCTTGAGGCTCTGGCCAAGGGCGGCAAGACGGCGGAGGAGGTGGCTAGGTCTGTGGATATGCCTCTACACGACGTGGAGGCGGTGCTCAACACCCTAATGGCCCACGGCCTCGTGGAGGCCCGGGAGAGGGGACTCATTCTGAAGAAGACTGCCTACTACCTCACCGAGAGGGGTTGGGAGGTGTTGTACAAGTGGCGGAGGGAGGTCAAGGAGCGGCTTGAAAAAGCCGCACATCTGAGAAAGGCCGGCGAAGTTCAGCGAGCCGATGAGGTGCTGGCCCCCGTCGAGCCGATACTCCCGGCCCTCCTGGCCATGGGCATTCTAGACCTCTGGCTTTACAGCGCCGCCCTGGGGGAGGGATATCCGGCGATTACGGACGAGGCTGTGGAGGAGGGCGCCGAAGCGGGCGGAGAATCTGGATGGGAGTCCTGGGGGGCAGATGAGGAGTTTTAGCCGTCTACAGACCTCTGTGAGCTCCGCTAGCTGTGCGGGGCCTTGAGCGCCGCCGGCAGGGCCTATGTCGAGGTGGTAGCTGCGGCGGCTCTGTGGTCCACCCTGGGCGTAGCCGCCCAATACGGCAGAGACTACATCTGGCTGGCTTTTTTGCGGTCTCTCGTAGCCGCCGTTATCTCCATAACGGTAGCTGGCTGGCCGACTCGGCGCGGCTTGGTGCCCGGCTTGCTTCTTGGAGGGCTCTTCACGGTTTACCCCCTCGCCGCTCTCCTGGCCGGCGTTGGTCCGGCGGCGTATCTTCTCTACACTGCCCCCCTCTGGACGACCACCTCCCTTGTGGCATTCGGAGAGAGGCCGACTCCGCGGGGCGCGGCTGGAGTGGCGCTGGTCCTCGCCGCAGTTGTGTTGATGATCTACGCATCTGCACGGGGTGAGCTCTCCCCGGTGGGCCTAGCCGCGGGGCTCGCCTCCAGCGCCTTGTACGGCCTCTACATTGCGGCGGCCCGCCTCATGGCTAGGAGGGGCTATGGAGCGGACGCCTCGTACGGCGCCATGCCCTACACGCTGGTCGTCACAACCCCGGCTCTGCTGGCGTCTCTCCACGCCACGGCAGCGCCGCCTGCCCCCCAGACGGCCCTGGCGGGGCTCTACATGGGTGTGCTGGGCACAGTGGTGCCCTACCGCCTATTCTCCTCCGCAGTCTCGAAGATAGAGGGATCTAGGGCCTCAGTAATCGCGTCGGTGGAGCCCGTGCTCGCCGCGTTGTGGGACTTCCTTCTGTTTGGACGTATTCCCGGCTTTATGACGGCGGCGGCATATATCCTCATCTCGACGGCCGCGGTGGTGGCGGCAAAGAAGTGATTTAAATCACCTCCCCCGGAGACCCCATGCTGAAGGTGGCCCACTCCCCAGACGCAGACGACGCCTATATGTTCTACGGCATTGCGACAGGCGCGGTGAAGATGCCCATGCCATTCGTAGAGTTTCTAAGCGACATCGAGACTCTCAACAGACTGGCTCTTGAGGAGTTGCTCGACGTGAGCGCCGTCAGCACACACGCCCTAGCCTACATCTGCGACAGGTACTACGTCATGTCGGTAGGCGCCTCCATGGGAGAGGGATACGGCCCCGTAGTCGTTACAGCGAAAGAGGGGGGCGAGATTAAGTACGTAGCGGTGCCGGGGCGCTACACCACCGCCGCCCTGCTCACAAAACTGGCGCTCCCCCACGTAAAGACTGTGGAAATACCCTTCGACAAGATAATAGACGCCGTAAGGGCAGGGGTCGTAGACGCGGGGGTCCTCATACACGAGGGACAGATAACCTACCAGCGCCTGGGGTTGAAGAAGGTAATTGACCTTGGCGAGTGGTGGAGGGAGGAGACCGGCCTTCCCACCCCCCTGGGGCTTGACGTGGTCAGAAAGGCACTGGGGCTCCAGACAGCGAAGGCCGTGGCTGAAGCCTTGTCCCAGTCTATTAAATATGCAGACGAAAACCGCGTTGAGGCGTTGAGATACGCACAGAAGTTCTCGCGGGGCCTCACTCTAGAAGAAACGGCGCGTTTCGTGGACATGTATGTAAATGCGTATACCCGCGACATGGGTCAGAGAGGCAGAGAGGCAGTGGAGGAGCTACTCATACGTGCACACAAGGCGGGACACGTCCCGGCATGTCATCCAGAATACATTTAAACAGCACCTAAACACAACACTGATAAGCCCACTAACCTGAGCAACACACCTTCAAGATTTATAACGTCGCGATCTGTAACGTTCGTGAGTCTCGACTGGGGTAGGCTTGAGGAGGTTGTGGAGAGGGCTGTTAGGAGGGCTAGGTCTGAGGAGCTTAGGGAAATGGCCGACGCCGTAAGGGCCCTAGCCGAGTACATGAAAACCGGCTTCCAAGAGACAAACAAAAGAATAGAAGAGCTAGGCAAGACAGTAGCAGAGCTAGCCAAGAGAGTTGAGGAACACGGCAGGCGGCTTGACGAGTTGACCAAGGCTGTGGCTGAGCTTAAGGTGGCTATGGGCTCCCTTGGCCGTAGGTGGGGCCGGGATTTGGAGCGTACTGTTCTCGAAATTTACCGCGACGCTCTTGAGAAGAGGGGGGTTGAGCCCGGCCGTGTGGAAAAATTCGTCTACACCGACGTAGACGGCCGCTATCTGAAGCCGGGGGCGAGGATCGAGGTCGACGTCTATATCCACGACGGGAGGACTTATCTCTTGGAGGTGAAGTCGCATGCAGAGCTTGAAGACGTTGAGTGGTTCGCCCAAAAGGCCGGGGCGGTGGAGAAGATACTCGGCAGAAAGGCAGACCGCCTCATAATCGTGGCGGTGAATATAGACAAAGAGGCGCTGGAGAGGGCGGCGCAACTGGGAATAGACGCGGTGTACGGCGCCGTTATTGAATAATCTATCTTGGCTTTAAGATCTGCCCATTGCCTAGGGTTGGCGATGAAGTGGGGGCTATCGCTGTTTGGTGGCGTAGAGGCGTTGGGGGGGGTTGGGTGCTACAGCGTTGAAGCTGGTTGCTGGGCCGCCGATGGAGCGTGTGGGATCGATGCCGGTTCCAAAAATATATAGTGGGGCACTTCCAGCGTCGTGATTTTTGATATTGTTAAGGGTGAGATTGAGAAAGCGCGAGCGGCGAGGCATAGAAGGCTTTTAGTGCTTGTAGGCTCTGACGATAGGAGGCTGGCGGAGGCCGTGGGAGAGGCGCTGAGGGGCTTTGAGGCGGCTGGCGGCGGGGGCACTGGGCTCTACATGTTCCAGCCGGAGTTCGCCGACGCAAATAAGCGGATGAACTACGTTAGAGACGTGCTGGGGGGGACGGGTCTGGAGGTGGAGTTCAGGCCATATAAAGACACGCCGAGGCTCCTCGGGACGACTTACGACTTCGCAGTCCTGGACTTGGTAAACGACTTGAAGCCTAATGACGTGGGGAGGCTGGGCGGCGTGGTTAGAGGCGGGGGGTTGTACGTGCTAATGGTGCCGCCGCTTGAGGTGTGGCGGAGGTACGTCACCAAGTTCCAATCCACCTTGCTGGTGCCGCAGTTTACCCCCAGCGACATTAGACACAGATTAAAGGAGAGGTTCTGGCGGAGCCTCTACACCCACAGAGGAATAATAGTATACGACGTAGATCGCGGGGAGTTGCTTAAATCATCGGGCATAGAGGAGGTGGAGCCGTATGAACCTAAGAAGCCGGCGCCGCCCGAGAAGGCCGTCCTCCCTCTTAAGATCTACAAACTCGCCGCCACCCACGACCAGGTAGAGGTCTTGAAGCTCTTTGAGATTTTCTACCAGAGGCCTAAGAGGAAGCAGGTACTCGTAGTAATTGCCGACAGGGGGAGGGGCAAGAGCGCCGCGCTGGGGCTGGGGCTGGCCGGCATTGGCCACAAGCTGAGGAAGGCCAAGGCCAGGGTGCAGATCGTGGTTAGCGCCATGGAGTACGGCAACTTGGAGACGCTTCTAGAATTCGCGCTGAGGGGGCTGGAGGCCCTAGGCTACAAGCCCGGCGTTGAGAAGGAGGGGGGCGAGATACGGGCCATCAAGGCTAGAGGCATCTTCATCGACGTGGTGACGCCATACATGTTGCTCAAGCGGGAAAATGCCGATATAGTTGCCATCGACGAGGCCGCGGCGGTGCCCCTCCCCGTGCTGTACGCCGTGCATAGGAAATTCGACAAGCTGGTGTTCGCCACGACGATACACGGCTACGAAGGGGCGGGGCGCGGCTTCTCTATAAGGTTTTTGAAGTATCTAAGAGAGTCTAAAGACACCGACGTACACCTCTACGAAATGGAGGAGCCGATTAGGTACGGCAGGGGGGATCCCGTCGAGGAGTGGCTTTTCGACACCTTCCTCCTAAACGCCGAGCCCGCCAAGGTGGCGCCAGAAGATCTTGAGTACGTCAAGAGGAGGGAGGTGGTGTACCTAAAGGAGGAGGACATCATGAAGAGCGAGGAGCTTTTTAGACAGTTCTTCGGCATATACGTCCAGGCCCACTACCGCAACGAGCCCGACGACCTCGGGATGTTGCTAGATGCCCCCCACCACACCGCCCGCGCCCTCGCCCTCCCAAACGGGAAAGTCGTGGTGTCGGTAGAGCTGGCCTACGAGGGCGGGCTCGACGACCTTTCGATAGACCAGGCGCTGAGGGGGCTGAAGCTACCTGGCAATATTATACCTGATAGATTTCTCAAGTATTGGCGCCTCCCCGAATTCGCAAAGCTTAAGGGGTGGCGCATAGTGAGAATCGCCACACACCCAGAGCTACAGGACATGGGGCTCGGCACAATCATGTTGCAGAAGATCGAGGAGGAGGCTAGGGAGCTGGGCATGGACTACGTCGGCGTGGGCTTCGGCGTGTACGACCGGCTCTTGAAGTTCTGGGTGCGGAACGGCTACGTGCCGATTCACCTCTCCCCGGAGCGCAATCCCTCCTCAGGGGAGTACAGCGTCTTGCTTGTAAAGCCGCTGAACGATATGGCCGAGGCTTTTGTAAAGTACGCCAATGTGGAGTTTAGGCGCCGCCTCATTCACTCGCTCATGGGGCCCTACGCCGATCTCCTGCCCACAGAAGTTCAGTTACTTCTAGAGGACTGGGGATGGGACGTGGACGGGGCGCCCGCCTTATCTAAAAACCAGCTTGACAGACTCGTTGCCTATGCCTACGGCCCCATGACGTATGAAAATGTCACCGACGCCGTATATATGCTAGCCACGCAGTACTTCTACTCGTCGAAGAAGAGGAGGCCGACCCTCCCGGACGCCGCCGTGCGCATATTAATTAGCAAAGTGCTCCAGGCAAGGCCTTGGAAGGAGGCCGCCGAGGCCGCGGGAGTGAGGAGGGGAGATCTGATGCTTATTTTGAGAGAAGTGGTTAAAGTCCTGCTGTTTTACTACTACGGCGGCGAGTTTGAAGTACCCCTATTCGTCGTCGGCACGGTGAAGGGCAAGGACTAGGACGGGGAGCCCATCGCCACTGCAATTGCTAGGAATATAGCCAGGGCGCCGGCCATCTGTCTCGGGCTCAGCGGCTCTATCCCGGTGAATTTCGCGTAGAGCTGGGTAATGAGGGGCGACACGGAGACAAGTATTGTGGAGAGGGCTAAGCCAACCCTCTCTACTGAGAAGGCGAACAGCGCCGAGCCGAGGCCGAGGTCCAGGAGAGACGCCGCGGCGAAAAGCGGCGACTTGACAACCCTCAGCCTCCCCCTCGCCGCGAGGTAAAGCGCCATGAATAGACAGGCGGACAGCGCTCTGAGATAGGCAACTGCGGTGGGGTGCACGCCCTGCACGGCGGCAAGCTTTACGGCTGTCATCCCAAGAGACCACATAAACGCCGCCGCCGCGGCTGAGGCGACACCGGCAACGTTAACCCTAGCCTCGCCTCCCCTGGCCAGCAACCCGACCCCAAGCACCACCAGCAGAGAGGACACTATTAACATGGGGGTAACCCTCTCCCCCAGGAGTAGGGCGAAGTACTGAGCTATCACCACGTAGGTATATGTGATGGGAGCCGCCACCGAGCCGCCCACTCTGTGTATTGCATAGAAGTATACACTATCGCCTATGAACAACGTCAAGACGCCGCTCGCCACCGCCGCCCACACGCCGGCCGATGGCTTCGCAAGTATCAGGACAGGCCACATAAGAGCCGAGACGTAAAACAGGCGGGAGAAGTTCACCACAGCGGCGTCTAGAGACTCCATATGTCTCTTGTATAGGAAGATCACAAGAGCCCAGATGACCGCCGCCGTGAAGACGGCGGCCAGTCCCGCGACGTCCATTTAGAGCGGCTTAACGGGGGTAGAGGCGCCGCAGGCGAGACACCTCATTACGAATATCCTCCCCTCCCTCCTCAGCTCTGTATCTATGGAGTTGCATACTGGACACACCACGTAGTACCTAATAAAACGCTCGTACACGGCCTCCACAACCTTGGGAGACTTCTCGCCGTGAAGCGTAAAGACGTCCCCCTCTAGAGTCCCCGGCACCGCGAGCTCCTTCTGGAAAAACTTAGCAATAAAGTACACATCCCTGTTGAGCCTCTTAGCAATCTGCCCAAAGTTGAGGATTATCGTCTTCCGGGGCATGTTCTCCACCTCGATCTTCGGTATCTCCGCCCTGCGCTGTGCCTTAGGCGCCACCAGCTTGTACGCCCGATCTAGAAGAGCGACATACTCGCTATCCATGAAAGGGGAAATCTACACCATTTATAAAAATTATGAAAAACTACGCCGGCTTGAACCAATATGTAATGTAGTTCTCCCCCGGCCTCCTATCCACCACTAGCCTCATCTTCATGCCGGGCTTCAGGATTTTGGGATCGGTATCTACCCACGCAGTTATATTAAATCCATCCGGCATCTTGACAATACCAACAATGTAGTCTTTATGGTGAGAGAAGCTACCCGGCTTTACGTTAATCACAGTCCATGTAATTAACTCTCCCACTCCACTAACCTCACGCCACTCCACATCAGACGCCTTACACCTTGGACAGTCTATCTGCGGCGGGAAGTACTTAGCGCCGCATTTCCTACACTGTGTGTATAACAACTTGCCCTGTTGAAGCCCCTCTACAAATTTCTCTAGCTTATTCACCGAAAGCGTAAATCTAAGTCTCATCTCCCTCACATCTACCTACAACAACGCTCCACTTCTCGGATCTCTATAGACAGGCAACCCAGTAGATGAAATTAGCATATCTAACTGCTTCAATGACTCGCCATACATCTTCTCAAGGGTCTCAGTGACCGCCGCCACGACAGACCCAGCATATTTATAGAAACCCTCACCAGTCTTCCTACCAAGCTTACCCCCTTTCACCATTTGCAACAGCAAGGGATCCGGCGCGAAACCTCCCAACCCCATATTAACCCACTCTTCTAGGGCTTTTACTATGGTGTCTATGCCTAGTTCGTCTGCGTATTCCAGCGGCCCCTTAGGCCAGTTTAAACCAAGACGAACAGCCTTGTCAATATCTTCTCTAGTGGCGATACCCTCTCTAAGTAGGTAAGCCGCCTCATTCACCGTAGGGGCGAGCAACAACACATGGTTTATCTTGTCGCCAAGCTCCTTTGGTATATTTGGCCGCTCAAATTTACCCGGAGCTGGGTACTTGTAGAAACCCTCACCAGTCTTCACACCATACTTCTTCTGCTGACACTTCTCAGTGATTACGGGGCATGGATGGGTTTTGAAGCCTCGTTTCAACATGGCGTCGCCTATAAAACAGACTACGTCTATCCCAGTGTAGTCCATCAAGATAAAGGCGCCCATGGGCAACCCGGCTTTGTACATGAGGGCCGAGTCTATCTCCTGGACAGTGGCCTCCCCCCTCGCCACCATCCAGCACGCCGCCTCGTTTACCCTCGCCAAAATTCTGTTGACAATAAAACCAGGAACGTCCCTATTAACAACAACCGGCTCCTTGCCGAGCCTCCTCGCGTACTCCACAGCCCTATTAACCGTCTCACTGCTAGTATAGCCACTCCTAATTACTTCTACCAGTGGCATTAGTGGTGGTGGGTTGAAGAAATGCATTCCCACCACTCTTGGTCTTCTTTCTGGCTTCACTGCCTCGGCTATTTCTGTTATTGGAAGTGAGGAGGTGTTTGTGGCTAGTATAGCCTCCGGCGGCGCGCAACGATCAGCCTCAGCAAAAACTCTCTTCTTCACCTCAATATCCTCCACCACAGCCTCCACCACCACCTCAACCCCCTCAACAGCTCTACACACATCTCCCACTATGGGCTTAATTCTGGCAAGAATAGTTTGTATATCCTCCTTTAAGCGCCCTCTTTCCTTTATTTTTACCAGCGACTCCTCGATATTTCTCAACGCTTTACTTAGGATGTCTTGAGAAACATCTACGAGACTAACCTCGTAGCCAGCGATTGCGAAAAGCTCAGCAATGCCGTGGCCCATTGTCCCGGCGCCTATAACAGCTACCCGAGGCATAATCACGGACTTAAGCTGAGTATTGTCACAAAGGCGTAGTGCCCCGTGCCGCCGATGTTATGCGCCAGCGCCATCCCATTCCTAATAGGCGCTTGGCGGCCCCTCTCCACCTGTTGTCGCAACTGCTTGGCAAGCTCTGCTATCATTGAAACCCCAGTGGCCCCTATTGGGTGGCCCTTTGCCTTCAACCCCCCATCTAGGTTGACTGGTATCAACCCGCCAATGTACGTCTGTCCCTCTCGTATTAGCTTGTAGCCCTCCCCACGTTTGGCAAACCCCAGATCTTCATAAGCCATAATTTCCGCAATTGTGAAGCAGTCGTGTACCTCAGCTACGTCTAGGTACTTAACAGGATTCTGAGGATCAATGCCTGCTTTCTTGTACGCCATTTGGGCGGCGACTTGCGCTGCCTCGAGCCCCACGAAGTCTAGCCTTTTGCTCAAGTTAGCGGTTCCATTTGCATAGCCAACAGCCTTGATCCAGACTGGAGTGTCCGTGAGCTTCTTTGCGACTTCTTCGCTTGCTAGTATTACCGCAACCGCGCCGTCAGTTATGGGGCTACTGTCGTACAATTTCAACGGCCACGCCACGTAGCGCGAGGCGAGGCACTCCCCCACTGTGATGACCCTCTGGAACTGGGCCTTGGGGTTGAGCGAGCCGTAGTAGTGGTTTTTTACAGCTACTTTACAGAAATCCTCCTCCGTAGCTCCGTATCTATTCATATATGCCGTGGCGTACAGCGCGTAGTACCCGGGAAAGGTTAAACCAAAGTTTTCAAATTCCCAGAAGTAATTCCCCGCCCGTCCAATAAACTCCACCACCGTAGGCGTAGGAGACTCGTTCATCTTCTCCACACCGATAGCCATGACTATATCGGCCTCACCACTGGCAATCATGTGGTACGCCGTCCTAACAGCGGCTGATCCGGTGGCGCATGCGGCTTCTACTCTTATCCCGTTTCTAGGAACAAAACCGCAGTATTCTCCAACCACCACTGCAGGTAGAGCCTCTGAAGACCACCCACCGACATTCCCCACTACGAAAGCTTGGATGTCTTCAGATCCGAGACGTGCGTCATCTAGAGCCTCCTTCACGGCCTCCCAAGCTAATTCTGGTAAAGACACGTCGGCTCTGTTGCCGAATTTACTGACACCAACCCCCTACCACTGCTACCTTACCCATGTAAAAAGGCAGTAAAGTAATATTTATTGATAGTCTTAGACTTTAGGTGGATTTAGGTAACTATTTTGGCTACTTCGTCAGGTATCTGCCCCTTTTCCTTCAGTAATCTAATTAGCTGGCGGTAAGCCACCAGCTTCTGGATGTTGTTAGCTCCCTCGTATATCTGGGTAATCTTGACGCTTCTCAAAAACCTCTCGACGCCGGTCTCCCTAATTACCCCCACGCCGCCGTGGAGGTTGATGGCCTCGGAAATCACCTCCTCAGCCACCTCTGTGGCGTAGAACTTAGCTAGAGACGCCACGAAGGTGAACTCCCGCCTGTCCTCGTCGGCCAGCTTAGCCGCGAGGTAGGTCAAGAGCCTCGCCGTGAAGATCTTAGCCATCATCTCCACCAGGCTGAACTGGATGGCTTGGAAATAGGCGACGGGAACTCCGAAGGCCTGCCTCTGGTGTACGTACTGGAACGCCCTCTCAAAGGCGGCCTGGGCCATGCCCACAGCCTGGGCGGCGACGCCTATCCTCGTCCTGTCGAAGGTCTCCATTGCGTAGAGGAAGCCCATCCCCTCCTCCCCCACCCTATTCTCATCGGGCACCTCCACGTTTTCAAGCACCAGCTCACAGGCGTGGTTGCCGTGCAAGCCCATCTTGTGGTAGCACTGCTCCACCTTGAAGCCGGGGGTGTCCCTCTCCACGACGAAGAAGGTGAGGCCTAGGTACCTGACCTTCTTGTCTGGTGGCGGGTAGGTGCGGGCCAGCACTATGAAGTAGTCCGCCACGTCGGAGCTACTGATGAAGGCCTTACGGCCGTTTATAACCCACCTTTCTCCCTTCTTCTCGGCCTTTGTCTGTATGCCAGCCACGTCCGAGCCGCAACAAGGCTCCGTGACGGCGAAGGCCCCGAACTTCTCCCCCCGGGCGATGGGCGGGACGTATTTCTGCCTCTGCTCCTCGGAGCCGAACAGCATTATTGGGGTAAGGAAGAGCTCGTTGGTGCCGAAGTAGACGCTCAGCCCCGGAAGGACTTTGCAGAACTCCTCGCTCATTATAACCGCCATTCTGTGGTCGCCGCCCTGCCCACCGTATTTCTCAGGTATGCCTATCCCGAAGAAGCCCTGCTCCGCTATTTTTTTAAGGAGGTCTCTAGGAACCTCGTCCGTCTCCTCTATCTGCATAGCGCGGGGGGCGACTTCCCTCTCCAGAAAATCCCTCACGGCTT
The sequence above is drawn from the Pyrobaculum ferrireducens genome and encodes:
- a CDS encoding nucleotidyltransferase domain-containing protein: MSREFIELLRRRAEERRRIVENLEEYLRRVRDAARELDPDARVYLFGSYARGTPRPDSDVDILIVSDAYGGEARRAVEMILHITERVGGAGVFELHVATREEFENWHRRLIDTYKEIF
- a CDS encoding HEPN domain-containing protein, with translation MDVLKERALQFYEEAKFAVERGFCELALFNAEQTLHLLYKRVGDFPKTHFLRGLADRLVEIYGDRCGLVHLFTKWRYVLALLEYAYISSRYLPFRARRGDCEEALKFAEEALAVFKCLESL
- a CDS encoding helix-turn-helix domain-containing protein encodes the protein MEFRGEYYLVLEALAKGGKTAEEVARSVDMPLHDVEAVLNTLMAHGLVEARERGLILKKTAYYLTERGWEVLYKWRREVKERLEKAAHLRKAGEVQRADEVLAPVEPILPALLAMGILDLWLYSAALGEGYPAITDEAVEEGAEAGGESGWESWGADEEF
- a CDS encoding EamA family transporter, encoding MSAAGRAYVEVVAAAALWSTLGVAAQYGRDYIWLAFLRSLVAAVISITVAGWPTRRGLVPGLLLGGLFTVYPLAALLAGVGPAAYLLYTAPLWTTTSLVAFGERPTPRGAAGVALVLAAVVLMIYASARGELSPVGLAAGLASSALYGLYIAAARLMARRGYGADASYGAMPYTLVVTTPALLASLHATAAPPAPQTALAGLYMGVLGTVVPYRLFSSAVSKIEGSRASVIASVEPVLAALWDFLLFGRIPGFMTAAAYILISTAAVVAAKK
- a CDS encoding MqnA/MqnD/SBP family protein, with protein sequence MLKVAHSPDADDAYMFYGIATGAVKMPMPFVEFLSDIETLNRLALEELLDVSAVSTHALAYICDRYYVMSVGASMGEGYGPVVVTAKEGGEIKYVAVPGRYTTAALLTKLALPHVKTVEIPFDKIIDAVRAGVVDAGVLIHEGQITYQRLGLKKVIDLGEWWREETGLPTPLGLDVVRKALGLQTAKAVAEALSQSIKYADENRVEALRYAQKFSRGLTLEETARFVDMYVNAYTRDMGQRGREAVEELLIRAHKAGHVPACHPEYI
- a CDS encoding PD-(D/E)XK nuclease family protein, which gives rise to MSLDWGRLEEVVERAVRRARSEELREMADAVRALAEYMKTGFQETNKRIEELGKTVAELAKRVEEHGRRLDELTKAVAELKVAMGSLGRRWGRDLERTVLEIYRDALEKRGVEPGRVEKFVYTDVDGRYLKPGARIEVDVYIHDGRTYLLEVKSHAELEDVEWFAQKAGAVEKILGRKADRLIIVAVNIDKEALERAAQLGIDAVYGAVIE
- a CDS encoding tRNA(Met) cytidine acetyltransferase TmcA; protein product: MIFDIVKGEIEKARAARHRRLLVLVGSDDRRLAEAVGEALRGFEAAGGGGTGLYMFQPEFADANKRMNYVRDVLGGTGLEVEFRPYKDTPRLLGTTYDFAVLDLVNDLKPNDVGRLGGVVRGGGLYVLMVPPLEVWRRYVTKFQSTLLVPQFTPSDIRHRLKERFWRSLYTHRGIIVYDVDRGELLKSSGIEEVEPYEPKKPAPPEKAVLPLKIYKLAATHDQVEVLKLFEIFYQRPKRKQVLVVIADRGRGKSAALGLGLAGIGHKLRKAKARVQIVVSAMEYGNLETLLEFALRGLEALGYKPGVEKEGGEIRAIKARGIFIDVVTPYMLLKRENADIVAIDEAAAVPLPVLYAVHRKFDKLVFATTIHGYEGAGRGFSIRFLKYLRESKDTDVHLYEMEEPIRYGRGDPVEEWLFDTFLLNAEPAKVAPEDLEYVKRREVVYLKEEDIMKSEELFRQFFGIYVQAHYRNEPDDLGMLLDAPHHTARALALPNGKVVVSVELAYEGGLDDLSIDQALRGLKLPGNIIPDRFLKYWRLPEFAKLKGWRIVRIATHPELQDMGLGTIMLQKIEEEARELGMDYVGVGFGVYDRLLKFWVRNGYVPIHLSPERNPSSGEYSVLLVKPLNDMAEAFVKYANVEFRRRLIHSLMGPYADLLPTEVQLLLEDWGWDVDGAPALSKNQLDRLVAYAYGPMTYENVTDAVYMLATQYFYSSKKRRPTLPDAAVRILISKVLQARPWKEAAEAAGVRRGDLMLILREVVKVLLFYYYGGEFEVPLFVVGTVKGKD
- a CDS encoding DMT family transporter encodes the protein MDVAGLAAVFTAAVIWALVIFLYKRHMESLDAAVVNFSRLFYVSALMWPVLILAKPSAGVWAAVASGVLTLFIGDSVYFYAIHRVGGSVAAPITYTYVVIAQYFALLLGERVTPMLIVSSLLVVLGVGLLARGGEARVNVAGVASAAAAAFMWSLGMTAVKLAAVQGVHPTAVAYLRALSACLFMALYLAARGRLRVVKSPLFAAASLLDLGLGSALFAFSVERVGLALSTILVSVSPLITQLYAKFTGIEPLSPRQMAGALAIFLAIAVAMGSPS
- a CDS encoding translation initiation factor IF-2 subunit beta is translated as MDSEYVALLDRAYKLVAPKAQRRAEIPKIEVENMPRKTIILNFGQIAKRLNRDVYFIAKFFQKELAVPGTLEGDVFTLHGEKSPKVVEAVYERFIRYYVVCPVCNSIDTELRREGRIFVMRCLACGASTPVKPL
- a CDS encoding Zn-ribbon domain-containing OB-fold protein, coding for MRLRFTLSVNKLEKFVEGLQQGKLLYTQCRKCGAKYFPPQIDCPRCKASDVEWREVSGVGELITWTVINVKPGSFSHHKDYIVGIVKMPDGFNITAWVDTDPKILKPGMKMRLVVDRRPGENYITYWFKPA
- a CDS encoding acyl-CoA dehydrogenase family protein, encoding MVFPFDTVEDYSIVLTPEHEMFRKAVRDFLEREVAPRAMQIEETDEVPRDLLKKIAEQGFFGIGIPEKYGGQGGDHRMAVIMSEEFCKVLPGLSVYFGTNELFLTPIMLFGSEEQRQKYVPPIARGEKFGAFAVTEPCCGSDVAGIQTKAEKKGERWVINGRKAFISSSDVADYFIVLARTYPPPDKKVRYLGLTFFVVERDTPGFKVEQCYHKMGLHGNHACELVLENVEVPDENRVGEEGMGFLYAMETFDRTRIGVAAQAVGMAQAAFERAFQYVHQRQAFGVPVAYFQAIQFSLVEMMAKIFTARLLTYLAAKLADEDRREFTFVASLAKFYATEVAEEVISEAINLHGGVGVIRETGVERFLRSVKITQIYEGANNIQKLVAYRQLIRLLKEKGQIPDEVAKIVT